The following are from one region of the Parvularculales bacterium genome:
- a CDS encoding MATE family efflux transporter, translating to MNSGQQDSDTHSGNGMVDILKMAIPLGLANITIVGNSVVDTIMVGNIGSFELATVSLALQVFLLVVIFGEGLALSFSPLFTEQLGRDDARGKYRILEGNLIVAVLFSILATLIQYNAADIYLLLGQDRSIAEYSVQYNKIIAFGILPVLVFVIFWELACIYDKANMLTVVSVIGFISNIILNKILIFGTSVTPAYGIAGAAASTVLVSVIMVAMLGYYMRAELKSIIRIRFIGASSLRSLFHIFKLGFPIGLSELATAGFFISSTFLVGLIGVDELAAHAIAFHVIELAIVFVLGFEEAAAVKMGLAVGMKQGPEQIRVLVRNLLVSTAVFSAVFVIILIVFSDVIPSFFLTANDKHQPIMSLATTLILIGAAFIILDAFQCVLRGALRGMQDTAVPMVNVVAGFWLVGVPLSYYLSQVLNFGAPGVWYGLSCGLIVVCVLLLFRLKVQNLAVEW from the coding sequence ATGAATTCCGGACAGCAAGATAGTGATACGCATTCTGGCAACGGAATGGTCGACATCCTTAAAATGGCCATCCCACTGGGATTGGCGAATATAACCATTGTTGGGAACTCCGTTGTTGATACAATAATGGTGGGAAATATAGGGTCGTTTGAACTGGCAACGGTTTCTTTGGCCCTGCAGGTCTTTTTGCTTGTTGTAATTTTTGGTGAGGGCCTCGCGCTTTCATTTTCGCCTCTTTTCACCGAACAGCTGGGCAGGGATGATGCGCGGGGGAAATACCGCATTCTGGAAGGTAATCTGATTGTTGCCGTATTATTCAGCATATTGGCAACGCTGATCCAGTATAACGCTGCGGATATTTATCTGTTACTTGGGCAAGACCGCTCGATTGCTGAATATTCCGTTCAATATAATAAGATTATCGCCTTTGGTATTCTTCCGGTTCTGGTTTTTGTCATATTCTGGGAATTGGCATGCATTTATGACAAGGCCAATATGCTGACCGTGGTTTCGGTCATAGGTTTCATTAGCAATATCATTTTGAACAAGATACTTATTTTTGGAACCAGCGTGACACCAGCATATGGTATTGCGGGGGCAGCCGCCTCTACCGTTCTGGTGAGTGTTATCATGGTAGCGATGCTGGGCTACTATATGCGTGCGGAGTTGAAATCGATTATCCGGATACGCTTCATCGGTGCATCCTCGCTTCGCAGTCTTTTTCATATTTTCAAACTTGGTTTTCCGATTGGCCTGTCTGAGCTGGCCACGGCCGGTTTCTTCATATCCTCAACGTTTCTGGTTGGCTTGATTGGGGTAGATGAACTGGCAGCACATGCCATTGCCTTTCATGTGATCGAGCTTGCAATCGTCTTTGTACTTGGGTTTGAGGAAGCGGCGGCGGTTAAAATGGGTCTTGCTGTGGGAATGAAGCAAGGCCCGGAACAAATCAGGGTGCTGGTGCGAAATTTACTGGTCTCAACCGCTGTATTTTCAGCGGTATTTGTGATCATATTGATTGTTTTTAGCGATGTGATTCCATCGTTCTTCCTGACCGCCAACGATAAACATCAGCCCATCATGTCGCTTGCAACAACACTTATCCTGATCGGTGCCGCTTTCATCATTCTGGATGCATTTCAGTGCGTATTGCGGGGTGCGTTGCGGGGCATGCAGGATACAGCTGTACCGATGGTCAATGTCGTGGCCGGATTTTGGCTGGTGGGTGTGCCCCTCAGCTACTATCTCTCGCAGGTC
- a CDS encoding enolase C-terminal domain-like protein — EFNRWGWRQILENRGLDIAQPEVCAAGGISEYLRILALCHSHFTPVVNHVWGSAVAVATNLQLLAAMPDLPGGLNPWEPMLEFDTTDNKFRDELLLEPLDIQGQVKSQDGYVRIPDAPGIGVEPDPDFIAKHELSL; from the coding sequence GGAGTTCAATCGCTGGGGCTGGAGGCAGATTCTTGAGAACCGCGGACTTGACATCGCGCAGCCGGAAGTTTGTGCTGCCGGCGGGATCAGCGAGTATCTACGCATCCTCGCGCTATGTCATTCCCATTTCACACCTGTCGTCAATCACGTCTGGGGTTCTGCGGTTGCGGTGGCGACCAACTTGCAGCTTCTTGCGGCAATGCCGGATCTGCCCGGCGGCCTGAACCCGTGGGAGCCGATGCTCGAATTTGATACCACTGACAACAAATTCCGTGATGAGTTGCTACTCGAGCCTTTGGACATACAGGGGCAGGTCAAATCGCAGGACGGCTATGTCAGAATACCTGATGCGCCGGGCATTGGCGTTGAGCCGGACCCGGACTTCATCGCAAAGCATGAGTTGTCCCTGTAG